A segment of the Brienomyrus brachyistius isolate T26 chromosome 4, BBRACH_0.4, whole genome shotgun sequence genome:
AATTGTTATAATAAtcctttttatttctttattctcTATATTAATGAGGTAACGACAGTCATGTCGGAGACACTGTCatgctgccctgtgatggcccaGCAGCTACAGACACCAATGAGGTTCATGTTATGTGGATGTTTGAAGGCAGACCTGCCTGTGAATATGAAAATGGGACCTGGTGTGAAATTGGTCATCATGTGAATCGAACTCGGCTTGGATCCATCCGACAGAACAACTTCTCTTTGGTCATTAATCCTGTCAGAAAAGAGGATGACGGGGCGTATGTGTGTCGAATCAATGGTAAAGTTATACGAATCATTCGCCTCAATGTTGACGGTAAGTGACCCTTCTGATGGTTCCCCTTCCCCTTAAACCCCCTGAGACCCGTCTCTGTGGGGCAGAGCCTCCTACAGCTCAGTCTGCCCCCCGACCTGCATGAACAGAACCGTGACCCAGAAGCTGAGAGCAGTAGGGATccctctgcaggccgcctttatcccccggcccccagctctctgcaggccgcctttatcccccggctctctgcaggccgcctttatcccccggcccccagctctctgcaggccgcctttatcccccggcccccagctctctgcaggccgcctttatcccccggcccccagctctctgcgggccgcctttatcccccggcccccagctctctgcgggccgcctttatcccccggcccccagctctctgcaggccgcctttatcccccgacCCCCAGCTCTCCGctggccgcctttatcccccggcccccagctctctgcaggccgcctttatcccccgacCCCCAGCTCTCCGctggccgcctttatcccccggcccccagctctctgcaggccgcctttatcccccgacCCCCAGCTCTCCGctggccgcctttatcccccggcccccagctctctgcaggccgcctttatcccccggcccccagctctctgcatgcCGCCTtcatcccccggcccccagctctctgcatgccgcctttatcccccggctctctgcatgccgcctttatcccccggtccccagctctctgcgggccgcctttatcccccggcccccagctctctgcgggccgcctttatcccccggcccccagctctctgcaggccgcctttatcccccggcccccagctctctgcaggccgcctttatcccccggcccccagctctctgcaggccgcctttatcccccgacCCCCAGCTCTCCGctggccgcctttatcccccggcccccagctctctgcgggccgcctttatcccccggcccccagctctctgcgggccgcctttatcccccggcccccagctctctgcgggccgcctttatcccccggcccccagctctctgcgggccgcctttatcccccggcccccagctctctgcgggccgcctttatcccccggcccccagctctctgcaggccgcctttatcccccggcccccagctctctgcaggccgcctttatcccccggcccccagctctctgcaggccgcctttatcccccggcccccagctctccgcaggccgcctttatcccccggcccccagctctccgcaggccgcctttatcccccgacCCCCAGCTCTCCGctggccgcctttatcccccggcccccagctctccgctggccgcctttatcccccggcccccagctctctgcaggccgcctttatcccccggcccccagctctctgcaggccgcctttatcccccggcccccagctctctgcaggccgcctttatcccccggcccccagctctctgcaggccgcctttatcccccagcTCTCCGcgggccgcctttatcccccggcccccagctctctgcaggctgcctttatcccccggcccccagctctctgcaggccgcctttatcccccggcccccagctctctgcaggccgcctttatcccccggcccccagctctctgcaggccgcctttatcccccgacccccagctctctgcaggccgcctttatcccccggcccccagctctccgctggccgcctttatcccccggcccccagctctctgcaggccgcctttatcccccggcccccagctctctgcaggccgcctttatcccccggcccccagctctctgcaggccgcctttatcccccagcTCTCCGcgggccgcctttatcccccggcccccagctctctgcaggctgcctttatcccccggcccccagctctctgcaggccgcatttatcccccggcccccagctctctgcaggccgcctttatcccccggcccccagctctctgctgcTACCCTGCATCTCACACTCACTGCTGCAGCTCTGAGTTACAGGCTCACACTGACTCTGCTGCTTCTGTCCCTCTCTGTCTGCAGGAGACGGGAAGCCTGAGGATGCAGTGATGCCCCCTGGAGGTCAGTGCAGGTTTATTTAATGTGAACGAGGCAGTTACTCCCCCTGGGGGTCTGTGCAGGTTTTTTTTAACAAGGCTGTTACCCCTCAACCCCCCCAGTGGTCTGTGTAGGTTTATTTACTGTAAATAAGGCTGTTACCGTGTCCTGACCCCATCTCTTTTAGCCATGTCCTTGATGACAATGCACTCAGTTGTCACTGTGACTTGTCAGTGCTAATAGCATAGTACGTGTGTTTATTAAGTGATATGAATGTGATGGGATGTTACAGGCTCCCTAATAGATGTGTGTGAGCAGCATGCAAACGTGTTCAGAGGTCATGGCTGTATGACAGGGTTTGGCACAAACAGGAATAAACCAGAGATGTTCAAGAGTCACAAAATTAGAGTCAGAGTCAAGTCTCAAGCTTCCATCATGATTCCAGTTTGATGTTAGTATTTATCAAAATTGTAACcacttatttgtttattttagtaACTAATGTGACTAAATGGAATCACCACTTTAACAGTCAAAAACTGATTGTCTCATAGTTCCTTAAGCTTATATACATTTTCATAGTAATCATGCTTTCAGATGGCTTTGAAGCAAGTACTTTTCTAATGTGGATTTTATAATAGTTCCTCAAAAACATTATGATGAAGACATAGGCAAACTTTTATCAGGATTAGTGTGAACAGTTACAAACAGCCCAAAGAGGGTCCAAACATAGCAACAACAATGAAAtatgtacacaaacacacacacacaggtttgtagttATAtcttggggactctccattcatttctattggtAAACCTGTAATCTcagcatgacgaccttaaccccccacccagccctaacctttaccataagtaaccaaactaaatacaagacttttgtcatttttacttttctgattgcattcacagatctttgtggggaccttgaAAATGGTCCTCACAGCATAaagaacaggtttttatcacatgttGGGGTGCATTTGGTTACAGGCTCAGTCTGACTCCGCTGCTTCTGTCCCTCTCTGTCTGCAGGAGGCCGGAAGCGCAGGGATGCAGGGACGGCTGGCGAAGGTCTGTGCAGGTTTATTTAATGTAAATAAGGCTGTTACCATCCCCAATCCCCGACCCGTGGTCTCTGACCCCCCCAGTCTAGGCTTCCGTCCATGTTTTAGCCGTGTCCGTGACAATGCATGTTTAATAAGTGATATGGATATGATGGGATGTTACAGGCTTCCTAACGTACATGTGTGAGGTCAGCATGCAAACGCATAGCCAGTGTTCAGAGATCATGGCTGTATGACAGGGTTTGGTACCAAGAGGAATAATCAGGCTCCAGAATTCACACAGTATCTGCTGATTTTATCTATTTTTTCCCTCCTGGATCCAGTATGTAGGccatacagagagagagaagatcCTCCAGGTGAGTTTGTAAACATGCTTCTGCTCCAGTGTGATTCCTGCATTAGtttaatttgatttattttacatGTTACTGCTTCTTAGTCATCACTGTTATGGCAGTAAGTGGTCATTACAGTTTGGACAAAATTAGCTGATTTGCTTGTTTTTACCAGGGTCAGAAACCAAAGACAAACaggattttgatgaaaaccttTCAGGTGAGTTTATCCCCTGTGTGATAAACATGCTTCTGCTCCAGTGTGATTCCTGTATTAATCTGATGTGATGGTAGATATTTATTTTACATGCTACTGCTTAGTAATCAATTCTTATGGCAGTAAGTTGTCACCATGGTTTGTACAATATCAGCTGATTTGCTTGTTTTACCAGGATTAGAAACCAAAGACAAACAGGATTCTGATGAAAACCCTGCAGGGGAGTTTATACCCTGTGTGATAAACATGCTTCTGCCCCAGTGTAGAAGCTGCTGTCTGTATCCAAGTTATCTGCTTCCTATCTCTGTATGAATAGTTATTGACTGAGTTATTAGACAGACACTAACATGTCATTAAACTTACACACCAGCCTACAGCACCTACCTACCTCTATGGTGGATTCTTAATGTTTATTAGTAATGATAATTATTACCAAGTTGTCACCCGGTCGGGATTAAATGGTCCCACCGGTCAGACCAGTAACAACGCGGGTTCTGACCCATCAGCTGAGGGTGAAGCTGTGAGAGGGTCACACTGGTGATGCAGCGCCCCCCAGTGCCCACAGTTCACAGCAGATACACACTCCTCACAGCTTGGCCATCCTGCGCTATTAGCATTTAGCCTTTCATGAGTGATACTGTGTCAGACTGGCTGTTCAGGGCCCCGCGGGCAGGGTGTCTAACGGTGTGTATCTGAACCCCAGGGGACCTGCTGTTGTACCCCTGAGGAGGGTCTGTAACAGCTGCAGAAAGGGGTCAGACGGAAAGCTGCTCTGGGTCGGGCTGTCAGCTCGGTGATGTGGCTCTACTGGCTGCTTCAGTGATGTTTTACACTGACTGGGGATCGAGTGTCTGTGTGAAAATGAGTCGGGACActgactgatctctctgatcTCTGCCTTCAGGAAGAAAACGGGAGATGATTGGAGTGACCGTGTTGTTGATGGTGACTATGGCTGTAGCTCTAGTGTTGTTTAAAAGGAATCGGCAAAGAGCTAAAAAGCTGCCTGATCTGGGACCATCTGAAGATGCCCTGATTAATGGTGCCTCTGTCCATGCTGGGGAAAGCAGTGCTGATAAGAAGATGGAGGAACCAGCTGTGTGATAAAAAAGGTCAAATAATACAGtggaatcagttggaggggacagatggcGCGCAGTGGttaacccgctagaagcgagttgcagtagtccaggcgtgagatgacgagggactggacgagtatctgggtagcctgagtggaaagaaatggacgtatcctcctgatgttaaagaggagaaaccgacaagagcgagaaagactggcgatatgtgaggaaaaggacaaccgatcatctatggtaactccaaggttgcgagcagaaaccgaaggacggatcagggagttgtcaaaggagatcgcaaggtcctggaggggggataaaTTACTTCAATCTGCTTTGTAGCTTTCGCTCTCATATTATCTGTATAATGCATGAATGTAATGTTAAACTTAATAGGGTTGGGACTATTGATAAGGCAGCTAAATAACAGGTGGTTTAACCTAACAGACATGCCCACATTGTGAGCACCAGTTGTGTAAATGTCTACCAGCCATAAAATGGCTTCTGAATTGTTGCAGTATTTTCGTATGTCTGGGGACCAGAAAATATAAGCCGTTTTCAAGCAGCTTCAAAAGAGTTTTCCCTTTTTCGGCAAACTGTCATCGGCACCTTCCGATCTCGCAAACAAAGCCAAACCCACAGGGTCAGCGTCATAACAGCATGTAGCGTCCAGGGAGAAGGTCAGCACACTTTGGGCTAAAGGCCGTGCTGCTGCGGTGGATGGTGTACCTACAATATTAACATAGCTGAGAGAGGCACTTAATAAAGTAAACAGACTGTCAGCCGCTGTGTATAAAGAGAGTCAGAAATACTGAGTGATAAGTGACTGGTAAATCAGATGTGTTAAATAAAAGACTGAATTGTACAGTGCAGGTTTGGATTTAAATGATGATAAtgtcaataatttttttaagatTTTACTAAATTTACTCCCCCAGCCctgaaatttagcaatatatacatatataatatttatttctgACTTATTTAGTATAAATACTGCTTTTTTCTAGGACGCTCAGTGGGTCTCACTGTACAGTagggttgttggtttgaatctctGAACTCTGGTGGCGCCACATACCTTAAATTTCCTTAAATTCTTCTAACTTGTGCCTTTATACAACTTTATCCCAGAAGCCTTTTTAAAGCACTTTCCCAACCAGGCTGATTTCTTTTTCAGAATCTTGCACTACTAACTGTGAAATCTTCAAAAGACAGCTGGAGGTAATCAAAACCCCAACAGTTTGTCAGATGGGGCAGTTAGCCTAGTGTTTGATCTGGCAGCTGATTGGTTGCATCAGAGCCAGTTTAGAAAGGTGCATTATATGGGGCtgatgttggagttagactccgccgagtccgttgatgaggaaagagATGCACACTGGAGGCcgaggatggttgtaagtccgCTCTCTTTATTCCTTGCACAGATCGCGATCCGGGAGCCAcactcagatgcacaaacagtacataccTGAGGAAGCTCAAACTCTATTGTCTGTGTCTGGCTTATATAGCCCGTCTGGGCGTCTGCTGGTCTTGTTATTTTCCACTCCCGTGAAATACAACTCTATTTTGACATTTGCCTATTGCTAGTCCCAGTAGGTCAAGAGTAAGCATAATGTCACAACAACCCTGCAACACACACCTTCTGCTTTTTCTGCTACACCACAGTCTAGGGCGAGGCCCCCTCCCCTGCCTACCCGCAAGTTGGTTCCTATTTtttagtgtgacaaagtttagcacaaaGCTTGGCCCCCCTTCACTTGATCACTTTACTCAACCAGGTTTTTCACTAATTGATTATaataattgtccaaaatgttttaaaatgttattttcacATTGACAATGAGGGCTATGATGTGTACCTACAGCTAAAAAAAGAATTGGACCAaagctgtagattttaacaggGTGATTGACTTTGTATAGgcactgtatgtgtatgtatgtttagATCAGCTTTTCTCAACAGCACCCACTGTTATCACTGCATTTCATTAATATCTTGCTGCACACATATGAATGTTAAGAAGCTTGAAAAAATTCTGATTACCGTCTTATTCTCCAGTTGAAAAATGCACTTTTGCTGATTTACATAATAAACTTCCTCTGTTTTTGACTGTTTTATGGTTGTATGTGTTTCATGCATCTCCAACAATCGGGCCTATAAAACTGAGTGAGAATCTGGGCCCAGTAGAACCATCAGAACTGTCATAGTGCTGCTGGTGTCTGTGCGACAGGCCATGCAGACTCTGTCTCAACTCAGGGGGAGTTATTCTGTTAAAAGGCGAAGTAAATAGTGTGttcgtttatttttttaacaacccccccccccccgtcacactGCACTCGCTGCCGTTTGCCAGGGCAAAGAGCCAGATTCTGTGTCTGATCTCCATTACATACATGGTGACATGATCCTGTTTTTCTTGATCATTAGTGCAGCAGCCCTCTGGCATTTACTGGCACTGCTGCTCACTGTAAATAATCACAAACTGGAATAAATGGTTTCAGCTCTGTGCATCAGATCCGCCTCAAACAGCACATTGTCTGGTTTCCTGTTCTGATGAGGactttcctgtttcctgtttttCTTACAGACATCAGCTCGTACTTTAGTTACACAATCAGAAATCATTGCTTTTTCAACTAATATTAAACTAAAATCAAAGTTACAGGTGGTCTGTCATCTTCTTTAATACTCGTTGAAACAAAATTAAACACAGTAGCTGAGATTCTCTAAAGAGCTctcagtgggtggcgctgtcgCCTCACcccgggggggttggggtttGAATCCCCTCCCCCACTCTGAGTTTGCATGATTTCCCCATCTTCCCTCCCGCTGTCCCAAGATGCACAGGAGCAGAGGGGGAGGGGAAGTAGCTTCCGCTCCCATCTTCACGGGAACCTGACTTGGTGCAACTACAGTATGAGGAAATTTTAGCAAGTTCAAGAGACACGTCTTAACATTTGTTATGATACATTGGAAATGTTCCCCTTTAATAAGATTGTgaaataaacaatatttaaCTGATGAATAAAACgatgaataattaaaaaaaacccaaacacACCGAGCACACTGAGCCAGATATGCGGAACTGAAACCGGTTCCTCACGTCCAGCTGGTCTTTGACAGGCGCTTCCTAAGAAAACGCGTCACGCGGTTTAAAGCGAAAGTAACAAATGGCGCAGTGATATGTTCTGTACATGTATGGCGTGTCCTTCTTAATATGCAGGATAGTGTccctagaaatgaatggagagtccccacaaagacagcaATATATGAACTAagcatgtgcatgtatgtgtgtgagtatgtctcAAAATTAGGAACTTAAACAGAACAGAAAGCAGGCAGGGTTGGGGCCTGATGCAGGAGAGGAGGTGACACAGACCTGGCAGTATTATATTGCCTTGGATGAAGCCCTTGGGGAAAGAGCAGGAGTCACGCTGTGAACTTCTGTGTCTCTGGTGGATCACAGGGGATTCCCTCAGATCACGGCCCTTCCCCTCAGAGCCGTCCCCTGGTAGATCACAGAGGATTCCCTCAGATCACGGCCCTCCCCCTCAGACCCGTCCTCTGGTAGATCACAGGGGATTCCCTCA
Coding sequences within it:
- the LOC125739679 gene encoding uncharacterized protein LOC125739679 isoform X3, producing the protein MMFRFLLILCLGHCLPAVLGADSSNDSHVGDTVMLPCDGPAATDTNEVHVMWMFEGRPACEYENGTWCEIGHHVNRTRLGSIRQNNFSLVINPVRKEDDGAYVCRINGKVIRIIRLNVDGDGKPEDAVMPPGGGRKRRDAGTAGEVCRPYREREDPPGSETKDKQDFDENLSGRKREMIGVTVLLMVTMAVALVLFKRNRQRAKKLPDLGPSEDALINGASVHAGESSADKKMEEPAV
- the LOC125739679 gene encoding uncharacterized protein LOC125739679 isoform X2, which gives rise to MDLLVPGPDERGGRMMFRFLLILCLGHCLPAVLGADSSNDSHVGDTVMLPCDGPAATDTNEVHVMWMFEGRPACEYENGTWCEIGHHVNRTRLGSIRQNNFSLVINPVRKEDDGAYVCRINGKVIRIIRLNVDGDGKPEDAVMPPGGGRKRRDAGTAGEVCRPYREREDPPGSETKDKQDFDENLSGRKREMIGVTVLLMVTMAVALVLFKRNRQRAKKLPDLGPSEDALINGASVHAGESSADKKMEEPAV
- the LOC125739679 gene encoding uncharacterized protein LOC125739679 isoform X1 → MKRSLLVPPLCFIVYRENLLKLDCLNYAKMDLLVPGPDERGGRMMFRFLLILCLGHCLPAVLGADSSNDSHVGDTVMLPCDGPAATDTNEVHVMWMFEGRPACEYENGTWCEIGHHVNRTRLGSIRQNNFSLVINPVRKEDDGAYVCRINGKVIRIIRLNVDGDGKPEDAVMPPGGGRKRRDAGTAGEVCRPYREREDPPGSETKDKQDFDENLSGRKREMIGVTVLLMVTMAVALVLFKRNRQRAKKLPDLGPSEDALINGASVHAGESSADKKMEEPAV